In Phenylobacterium koreense, one DNA window encodes the following:
- a CDS encoding VWA domain-containing protein, which translates to MQGALEDFFRALRAVDVKVSPAEAIDAHRTVATIGFTDRELFKDALCATLAKTADEVVRFDETFETFFARDQLRFEPPPQGEGDPMDGLPEEAAQSELARMLLEGDASGLSQAMEEAAERAQVSQIRLTTQRSRLTRRLLEEMGLSEIEAIINAARKLEGGGDAADRLELGKRRLTEEAQRYVERQHGLYASGSGKMLREEMLARKALNAEGGIDPVDQAVMQALVKKMAKRLADRYSRRRNRAKKGHMDVRRTLRKSMPYGGMPFEVIWKTEKIDKPSIVCICDVSKSVAAAAQFLLTFLYSLNEVVDRLEAYAFSGRLISVNDILDDEHIDGAIFQVLRKIGFQQTDYGKSLEDFCENHLDHVDRHTTVIFLGDGRSNYADPRLDLMATIHNRARSVIWLNPEPESYWTQGDSVMHRYERFCHVAKTCNTLGQLERIIEDVLRTYVPH; encoded by the coding sequence ATGCAAGGCGCTCTGGAGGACTTCTTCCGCGCCCTTCGGGCCGTGGATGTGAAGGTCTCGCCGGCTGAAGCCATCGACGCTCACCGCACGGTGGCGACGATCGGCTTCACCGACCGCGAACTCTTCAAGGACGCGCTGTGCGCGACCCTGGCCAAGACCGCCGACGAGGTGGTCCGCTTCGACGAGACGTTCGAGACCTTCTTCGCGCGTGACCAGTTGCGGTTCGAGCCGCCGCCGCAGGGCGAGGGCGACCCGATGGACGGCCTGCCCGAAGAGGCGGCGCAGTCGGAGCTGGCGCGCATGCTGCTGGAAGGCGACGCCTCCGGCCTTTCCCAGGCCATGGAGGAAGCGGCCGAGCGGGCCCAGGTCTCGCAGATCCGCCTGACCACCCAGCGCTCGCGCCTGACCCGGCGGCTACTTGAAGAGATGGGCCTCTCCGAGATCGAGGCGATCATCAATGCGGCCCGCAAGCTGGAAGGCGGCGGCGACGCGGCCGACCGGCTGGAACTCGGCAAGCGGCGGCTGACCGAAGAGGCCCAGCGCTACGTCGAGCGCCAGCACGGGCTATATGCGTCCGGCTCAGGCAAGATGCTCCGCGAGGAGATGCTGGCCCGCAAGGCGCTGAACGCCGAGGGCGGCATCGACCCGGTGGACCAGGCCGTCATGCAGGCCCTGGTCAAGAAGATGGCCAAGCGCCTGGCCGACCGCTATTCGCGCCGCCGCAACCGGGCCAAGAAGGGCCATATGGACGTGCGCCGCACCCTGCGCAAATCCATGCCCTACGGCGGCATGCCCTTCGAAGTCATCTGGAAGACCGAGAAGATCGACAAGCCGTCGATCGTCTGCATCTGCGACGTCTCCAAGTCCGTCGCCGCCGCGGCCCAGTTCCTGCTGACCTTCCTCTATTCGCTGAACGAGGTGGTCGACCGGCTCGAGGCCTATGCCTTCTCAGGCCGCCTGATCAGCGTCAACGACATCCTCGACGACGAGCACATCGACGGCGCCATCTTCCAGGTGCTGCGCAAGATCGGCTTCCAGCAGACCGACTACGGAAAGTCGCTGGAAGACTTCTGCGAGAACCATCTCGATCACGTCGACCGGCACACCACCGTGATCTTCCTGGGTGATGGGCGGTCGAACTATGCCGATCCGCGCCTGGACCTGATGGCGACGATCCACAATCGGGCCCGCTCGGTGATCTGGCTCAACCCCGAACCGGAAAGCTACTGGACCCAGGGCGACAGCGTCATGCACCGCTACGAGCGGTTCTGCCACGTGGCCAAGACCTGCAACACGCTCGGCCAGTTGGAGCGGATCATCGAGGACGTGCTGAGGACCTACGTGCCGCACTGA
- a CDS encoding AAA family ATPase — protein MTVSTPAVNNAAQPDVLSSVDALIEGLASVGYIASRRIATALYMAIHLQKPILVEGSAGVGKTELALSTATLLGQPLIRMQCYEGLDESKALYEWKYGKQLLYTQILKDRMGEALSDAKDMDAAMDRLHGIGDLFFSEPFLEPRPLMKALREDDGCVLLIDEIDKSDEAFEAFLLEVLSAYQVSIPELGAIKAKTPPLVFLTSNNIRDLGDALKRRCLHLHIPLPDADLERKIVASRVPGIEQTLTASLVNFVQSLRTLDLRKSPSISETVDWARALILLNADSLSPEVVRDTLNVLLKFEPDIAAVEPQISELLRRPAA, from the coding sequence TTGACCGTTTCCACCCCCGCGGTGAATAACGCCGCGCAGCCGGACGTCCTGTCTTCCGTGGACGCCCTGATCGAAGGGCTGGCCAGCGTCGGCTACATCGCATCCCGCCGCATCGCGACCGCCCTCTACATGGCGATCCACCTGCAGAAGCCGATCCTGGTCGAAGGCTCGGCCGGCGTCGGCAAGACCGAGCTGGCGCTCTCGACCGCCACGCTGCTCGGCCAGCCGCTGATCCGGATGCAGTGCTACGAGGGCCTGGACGAATCCAAGGCGCTGTACGAGTGGAAGTACGGCAAGCAGCTCCTCTACACGCAGATCCTCAAGGACCGCATGGGCGAGGCCCTGTCGGACGCCAAGGACATGGACGCCGCCATGGACCGCCTGCACGGCATCGGCGACCTGTTCTTCTCCGAGCCCTTCCTCGAGCCGCGCCCGCTGATGAAGGCGCTGAGGGAAGACGACGGCTGCGTCCTGCTGATTGACGAAATCGACAAGTCGGATGAGGCGTTCGAAGCCTTCCTGCTGGAAGTGCTCTCGGCCTATCAGGTCTCGATCCCCGAGCTGGGCGCGATCAAGGCCAAGACCCCGCCGCTGGTGTTCCTGACCTCCAACAACATCCGCGACCTGGGCGATGCTCTGAAGCGCCGCTGCCTGCACCTGCACATCCCGCTGCCCGACGCCGACCTGGAGCGGAAGATCGTCGCCAGCCGCGTGCCGGGCATCGAGCAGACCCTGACCGCCTCGCTGGTCAACTTCGTCCAGTCGCTGCGCACCCTCGACCTGCGCAAGTCGCCGTCGATTTCCGAGACCGTGGACTGGGCGCGGGCGCTGATCCTGCTCAACGCCGACAGCCTCAGCCCCGAAGTGGTGCGCGACACCCTGAACGTACTGCTGAAGTTCGAGCCCGACATCGCCGCGGTGGAGCCGCAGATTTCGGAACTGCTCCGCCGCCCTGCGGCCTGA
- a CDS encoding DegT/DnrJ/EryC1/StrS family aminotransferase, with product MPIPFIDLQAQRARLGQPLEDAILKVVRSGAYVMGPEIGQFEKALGEFGQAPFVLSCGSGTEALQLPLMAWGIGPGDAVFCPSFTFAATAEVMPLVGASPVFVDILEDTYNLDPAKLDAAIEAVKAAGELTPKAIIAVDLFGQPADYPAIATVARKHGLKLIADSAQGFGCTLNGQHPIHWADVATTSFFPAKPLGCYGDGGAVLSKDADFHDLLVSLRVHGQAVKSDIEGRTFDHDPKYLNMRIGMNSRMDTIQAAVLLQKLTIFADEIESRNKVAARYAEQLGDVVKVPTVIQGGVSVWAQYTIETDDRDGLIAHLKGQAIPTAVYYPIPIHRQDIYSKYPAPGGLPVTDAKAKVVMSLPMHPYLSETDQDQITAAIRAFVKRNS from the coding sequence ATGCCGATCCCGTTCATCGACCTGCAAGCCCAGCGCGCCCGCCTGGGCCAGCCGCTGGAAGACGCCATCCTGAAGGTCGTCCGTTCAGGCGCCTATGTGATGGGCCCCGAGATCGGTCAGTTCGAGAAAGCCTTGGGCGAGTTCGGCCAGGCGCCGTTCGTGCTCTCCTGCGGGTCCGGCACCGAGGCGCTGCAACTGCCGCTCATGGCCTGGGGGATCGGGCCGGGCGACGCCGTCTTCTGCCCGTCCTTCACTTTCGCCGCCACGGCCGAGGTCATGCCGCTGGTGGGCGCCTCGCCTGTGTTCGTGGACATCCTCGAGGACACCTACAATCTCGACCCGGCCAAGCTCGACGCCGCCATCGAGGCGGTGAAGGCGGCCGGCGAACTCACGCCGAAGGCGATCATCGCCGTCGACTTGTTCGGCCAGCCGGCCGACTATCCGGCGATCGCCACGGTGGCGCGCAAGCATGGGCTGAAGCTCATCGCCGATAGCGCGCAGGGCTTCGGCTGCACCCTGAACGGCCAGCATCCCATCCATTGGGCCGACGTCGCCACCACCAGCTTCTTTCCCGCCAAGCCGCTGGGCTGCTACGGCGACGGCGGCGCGGTGCTCAGCAAGGACGCCGACTTCCACGACCTGCTGGTCTCCCTGCGGGTCCATGGCCAGGCCGTGAAATCGGACATCGAGGGCCGCACCTTCGACCACGACCCGAAGTACCTGAACATGCGCATCGGCATGAACAGCCGCATGGACACCATCCAGGCCGCCGTCCTGCTGCAGAAGCTGACCATCTTCGCCGACGAGATCGAGTCGCGAAACAAGGTGGCCGCCCGCTACGCCGAGCAGCTCGGCGACGTGGTGAAGGTTCCCACGGTGATCCAGGGGGGCGTCTCGGTTTGGGCGCAATACACCATCGAGACCGATGATCGCGACGGCCTGATCGCCCACCTGAAGGGCCAGGCGATTCCGACGGCGGTCTATTACCCCATCCCGATCCATCGCCAGGACATCTATTCGAAATATCCCGCTCCGGGCGGCCTGCCGGTGACCGACGCCAAGGCCAAGGTGGTCATGAGCCTGCCCATGCATCCCTACCTGTCGGAGACCGATCAGGACCAGATCACCGCTGCGATCCGAGCCTTCGTGAAGCGCAACAGCTGA
- a CDS encoding methyl-accepting chemotaxis protein encodes MTSSNALAERLDFISLTPEALQDIKGVRDVIMRELPGALDLFYEQVRATPQTRAFFRNEGHIAHARSRQIDHWDVISSGKLDERYVRGVTTVGEVHAKIGLEPRWYIGGYALVLDTLIEKILTERWPKGGFMTKATSPKRAAAEVGALIKATLLDMDFAISVYLDALEAARREADAQRREVEEQQSKVVEVLADSLRRLATGDLTTHIDAVFTGAHEQIKNDFNAALESLRGAVEGISAAARTLRSGSDEIASASNDLSRRTEQQAASLEETAAALDEITATVKRSAEGARQASAAASGAREDAVSSGRVVRDAVEAMGEIEQSSGQITQIIGVIDEIAFQTNLLALNAGVEAARAGEAGKGFAVVAQEVRALAQRSAEAAKEIKALISNSTNQVARGVKLVADTGEALTGIVSKVTEIDSLISDIAASSNEQATGLNEVNTAVNEMDRVTQQNAAMVEEVTAAAANLKGEGVELARLVTRFRTGGETVPPRTTPRAVEDGRRPVSSPARLAQVKLAQQWEEF; translated from the coding sequence GTGACGTCTTCGAACGCCTTGGCCGAAAGGCTGGATTTCATAAGCCTCACGCCGGAGGCTCTCCAGGACATCAAGGGCGTCAGGGACGTCATCATGCGAGAGCTGCCTGGCGCTCTCGATCTCTTCTATGAACAGGTCCGCGCCACGCCGCAGACCCGCGCCTTCTTCCGCAACGAGGGCCATATCGCCCACGCCCGGAGCAGGCAGATCGACCACTGGGACGTCATTTCCAGCGGAAAGCTCGACGAGCGATACGTCCGCGGCGTCACCACGGTCGGAGAGGTCCATGCAAAGATCGGACTGGAGCCCCGCTGGTACATCGGCGGCTACGCCCTCGTCCTCGATACCCTGATCGAAAAGATCCTGACCGAACGCTGGCCGAAGGGCGGCTTCATGACGAAGGCGACCAGCCCCAAGCGGGCCGCTGCCGAGGTGGGGGCGCTGATCAAGGCGACCCTGCTCGACATGGACTTCGCCATCTCGGTCTATCTCGATGCGCTCGAGGCGGCCCGCCGGGAGGCCGACGCCCAGCGGCGCGAGGTCGAGGAACAGCAGAGCAAGGTCGTGGAGGTCCTGGCCGACAGCCTGCGCAGGCTGGCCACTGGCGACCTCACCACGCACATCGACGCGGTCTTCACCGGCGCGCACGAGCAGATCAAGAACGACTTCAACGCGGCGCTGGAGTCCCTTCGCGGCGCCGTCGAGGGGATTTCGGCCGCGGCCAGGACGCTGCGCAGCGGCTCCGACGAAATCGCCTCCGCCTCCAATGACCTGTCACGGCGCACCGAACAGCAGGCCGCCTCCCTTGAGGAGACCGCCGCGGCCCTCGATGAGATCACTGCTACGGTCAAGCGCAGCGCCGAGGGCGCCCGCCAGGCCTCGGCCGCAGCCTCCGGCGCGCGCGAGGACGCCGTCTCGTCCGGCAGGGTGGTTCGCGACGCAGTCGAAGCCATGGGAGAGATCGAGCAGAGCTCCGGCCAGATCACGCAGATCATCGGCGTGATCGACGAGATCGCCTTCCAGACTAACCTGCTGGCCCTGAACGCCGGCGTCGAGGCCGCGCGCGCGGGCGAAGCCGGCAAGGGCTTCGCCGTCGTGGCGCAGGAGGTCCGAGCGCTGGCCCAGCGCTCGGCCGAGGCGGCCAAGGAGATCAAGGCGTTGATCTCCAACTCGACCAATCAGGTCGCGCGAGGCGTCAAGCTGGTCGCCGATACGGGCGAGGCCCTGACGGGGATCGTCTCCAAGGTCACCGAGATCGACAGCCTGATCTCCGACATCGCCGCCTCGTCCAACGAGCAGGCGACCGGCCTCAACGAGGTCAACACCGCGGTCAACGAGATGGATCGGGTCACCCAGCAGAACGCCGCCATGGTCGAGGAGGTGACGGCCGCCGCCGCCAACCTGAAGGGCGAAGGCGTCGAGCTTGCCCGACTGGTCACCCGGTTCCGCACCGGCGGCGAGACCGTCCCGCCGCGAACAACGCCCCGAGCGGTCGAGGATGGCCGCCGCCCAGTGAGCAGCCCCGCCCGCCTGGCGCAGGTCAAGCTCGCGCAACAGTGGGAGGAGTTCTAG
- a CDS encoding nucleotidyltransferase domain-containing protein — protein MTDDQQRLANQLVAVLGEDPRIRSVWLSGSLGRGAGDAWSDVDLTIVVAENAIAACVADYGARTTGLPSLVLSQIIHGRVLTAITKDWRRFDLAFLTPGEFARQDGAGLRHLLGDAEKPPERPRRAGSSPAQLNALVTEFLRVMGLAPVAFGREEWLVARQGVELLRQMTVDLMVEEAGLAPSARGVKRLNPFLTEDQRLALEALPSPPADPLSLLEAQVAISALFLPRARKLLAERGIDWPVAFEGATRDHLRTTLGVELP, from the coding sequence ATGACTGACGACCAGCAGAGGCTTGCGAACCAGCTTGTCGCCGTCCTGGGCGAGGATCCCCGGATACGGTCGGTCTGGCTGTCCGGCAGCCTTGGCCGCGGGGCCGGCGACGCCTGGAGCGACGTCGACCTGACCATTGTCGTCGCCGAAAACGCGATCGCCGCGTGCGTGGCAGATTACGGCGCGCGCACGACCGGCCTGCCGTCCCTCGTCCTCTCACAGATAATCCATGGCCGCGTGCTGACCGCCATCACCAAGGACTGGCGGCGTTTCGATCTCGCCTTTCTGACTCCGGGCGAATTTGCTCGGCAGGACGGCGCCGGGCTTCGCCACCTGCTGGGCGACGCCGAAAAGCCGCCGGAACGTCCCAGGCGCGCCGGAAGCTCGCCTGCGCAGTTAAACGCCCTCGTCACCGAGTTCCTTCGGGTCATGGGCCTCGCCCCCGTCGCTTTTGGGCGGGAGGAATGGCTGGTGGCTCGCCAGGGCGTCGAGCTTCTGCGCCAGATGACCGTCGATCTCATGGTGGAAGAAGCCGGGCTTGCGCCCTCGGCCCGCGGCGTCAAACGCCTCAATCCCTTTCTCACGGAAGATCAAAGGCTGGCGCTGGAAGCCCTGCCGTCGCCCCCAGCGGACCCCCTGAGCCTGCTGGAAGCCCAGGTCGCGATCAGCGCTCTCTTCCTTCCCCGCGCCCGCAAGCTGCTCGCCGAGCGTGGGATCGACTGGCCCGTTGCATTCGAGGGCGCCACGCGGGACCACCTCCGCACGACGTTAGGCGTTGAACTGCCCTAG
- a CDS encoding AMP-binding protein: MEDLQERTSLEETLNEAAANGMTTAVWAKVRPDKPAVIDPNGRVKTFAEVNAAANKLARLFRQHGVKPGDALALVCSNRAEFVEVLAATLRSGIRITPVNWHLTADEIAYIIKDCEAKIVVGEARIATVGPATEQCPDVVLKLAVGGDIPGFQNYDAAIADLDGSDIPDPVLGNQMMYTSGTTGRPKGVFRPAGGAVQQQQSMYALRGYDENSVQLCAGPAYHAAPLAFDVRAAMGAGVPLVFIDKWDSELVLRTITEQKVTHLHLVPIMFQRLLSLPDEVKARYPVGHVKYIVHGAAPCPPEVKYAMIEWFGPVLSEYYAGSEGGAGFTINSEEWLKKPGSVGKRPAVLQVRILDEEGNDLPQGVPGGIYHQLPPGGGFTYYKDEAKTQANRVGDFFTMGDVGYFDEDDYLFLTGRNAETIISGGVNIYPQEVDNELIKHEAVADSSTVGVPHDEWGEQVKAVILLKPGYEPSEKLAEEILQFARESLPSFKVPRSLDFVTDLPRSEAGKVQRNKVRAPYWEGRTRQI; the protein is encoded by the coding sequence ATGGAAGATTTGCAAGAGCGCACGAGCCTGGAAGAAACCCTGAACGAGGCGGCGGCCAACGGAATGACCACCGCCGTGTGGGCGAAAGTCCGTCCAGACAAGCCGGCAGTGATCGACCCTAACGGCCGGGTGAAGACCTTCGCCGAGGTGAACGCGGCCGCGAACAAGCTCGCACGCCTCTTCCGTCAGCATGGCGTCAAGCCCGGGGACGCGCTGGCCCTGGTCTGCTCCAATCGCGCCGAGTTCGTTGAGGTCCTCGCCGCCACCCTCCGGTCCGGCATCCGCATCACCCCGGTGAACTGGCACCTCACGGCCGACGAGATCGCCTACATCATCAAGGATTGCGAAGCGAAGATCGTGGTCGGCGAGGCCCGCATCGCCACTGTCGGCCCGGCCACCGAGCAATGCCCGGACGTCGTCCTCAAGCTCGCCGTCGGCGGCGACATCCCCGGCTTCCAGAACTACGACGCGGCGATCGCCGACCTGGACGGTTCGGACATCCCCGATCCGGTGCTGGGCAACCAGATGATGTACACCTCCGGCACCACCGGCCGCCCGAAAGGCGTCTTCCGCCCGGCTGGCGGCGCGGTCCAGCAGCAGCAGAGCATGTACGCTCTGCGCGGCTATGACGAGAACTCGGTACAGCTCTGCGCCGGCCCCGCCTATCACGCCGCTCCGCTGGCCTTCGACGTTCGCGCCGCCATGGGCGCGGGCGTGCCGCTGGTGTTCATCGACAAGTGGGATTCCGAACTGGTCCTGCGCACCATCACCGAGCAGAAGGTCACCCACCTGCACCTGGTGCCGATCATGTTCCAGCGGCTGCTGAGCCTGCCCGACGAGGTCAAGGCGCGCTATCCGGTCGGCCATGTGAAGTACATCGTCCACGGCGCGGCGCCCTGCCCGCCGGAGGTCAAGTACGCCATGATCGAATGGTTCGGCCCGGTCCTTTCCGAGTACTACGCGGGCTCGGAAGGCGGCGCAGGCTTCACCATCAATTCCGAGGAGTGGCTGAAGAAGCCCGGCAGCGTCGGCAAGCGTCCGGCGGTCCTGCAGGTCCGCATCCTCGACGAGGAAGGCAATGATCTGCCGCAGGGCGTGCCCGGCGGCATCTACCACCAACTCCCTCCGGGCGGCGGCTTCACCTACTACAAGGACGAAGCCAAGACCCAGGCGAACCGGGTGGGCGACTTCTTCACCATGGGCGACGTCGGCTATTTCGACGAGGACGACTACCTGTTCCTCACTGGCCGCAACGCCGAGACCATCATTTCCGGCGGCGTGAACATCTACCCGCAGGAAGTCGACAACGAGCTCATCAAGCACGAGGCGGTGGCCGACAGCTCCACGGTGGGCGTGCCGCACGACGAATGGGGTGAGCAGGTGAAGGCGGTCATCCTGCTGAAGCCGGGCTACGAGCCCTCGGAAAAGCTGGCCGAGGAGATCCTGCAGTTCGCGCGCGAAAGCCTGCCGAGCTTCAAGGTGCCCCGGAGCCTGGACTTCGTCACCGACCTGCCGCGCTCCGAAGCCGGCAAGGTCCAGCGCAACAAGGTCCGCGCGCCCTATTGGGAAGGCCGTACGCGCCAGATCTGA
- a CDS encoding ABC transporter ATP-binding protein: protein MSESHPSARGARIPDSDPARVDVSQMPRVLQRITALSLKYPGRMALAVACSLGAAVASLTLPRLLGTAVDHAGALLKAGAASAQEAQGALWVTAGLIIAATVIRGLLTMVTGYQSEYVSQRVGYDLRLQYFQQLQRLSFGFHDKIHSGDLITRGMLDLEGARVFIQGGVMQFVSLTLLLSFASYMMLTTDLAMGLIGLAFVPVAGWALARMGFLLRVTWLRVQELMAVLTLTMEENLQGIRVVRAFAGKRFEMGKFDKASIDALNFSYKRITLRFRGVAVMTLSFYGSMGLLLWYGGHKVVDGSMTPGKLTEFLTYMTLLQTPIRQIAMIFNSAARATSSGARLFEVLDMKPEIADVPGAAPLSPTQGTLRFEHVDFAYDPAGKQILHDVSFEVRAGETLGIVGPPGSGKSTIANLIPRFYDVTGGAITIDGQDIREVSLASLREYVGLVQQESFLFDASIGHNVAYADPWAEDERIVRATRTAQIHDHIAGLPEEYDTRVGERGVALSGGQRQRLSIARGVVPGPGVMIFDDSTAAIDAVTERRVRDALAEATATKATIIIAHRLSSLMHADQIIVLDEGRVTERGTHEELVKAGGVYADLYELQTRSDAEAVMDEDAALAEVRA from the coding sequence ATGAGCGAGTCACACCCCAGCGCACGGGGTGCGCGTATTCCTGACTCCGATCCGGCCCGGGTCGACGTCAGCCAGATGCCACGCGTACTGCAACGAATCACCGCCCTCTCGCTCAAGTATCCCGGCAGGATGGCCCTGGCCGTCGCCTGTTCCCTGGGCGCGGCTGTCGCCAGCCTCACGCTGCCTAGACTGCTTGGGACTGCGGTCGACCACGCCGGCGCGCTGCTCAAGGCCGGCGCGGCCAGCGCGCAGGAAGCCCAGGGCGCGCTCTGGGTCACAGCCGGGCTGATTATCGCCGCGACGGTGATCCGCGGCCTTCTCACCATGGTCACCGGCTATCAGTCGGAATATGTGAGCCAGCGCGTCGGTTACGATCTGAGGTTGCAATATTTCCAGCAGCTTCAGCGCCTCTCGTTCGGGTTCCACGACAAGATCCATTCGGGTGACCTGATCACCCGCGGCATGCTCGATCTCGAAGGCGCCCGGGTCTTCATCCAGGGCGGCGTGATGCAGTTCGTCTCCCTGACGCTGCTGCTGAGTTTTGCTTCGTACATGATGCTGACCACCGATCTCGCCATGGGTCTGATCGGTCTGGCCTTCGTGCCGGTGGCCGGCTGGGCCCTGGCGCGAATGGGTTTCCTGCTACGGGTCACCTGGCTGCGGGTGCAGGAGCTGATGGCGGTGCTGACCCTGACCATGGAGGAGAACCTCCAGGGGATCCGGGTGGTGCGGGCCTTCGCCGGCAAGCGCTTCGAGATGGGCAAGTTCGACAAGGCCTCGATCGACGCGCTCAACTTCTCCTACAAGCGCATCACCCTGCGGTTCCGCGGCGTCGCGGTCATGACGCTCTCGTTCTACGGATCGATGGGGCTGCTGCTCTGGTACGGCGGCCACAAGGTCGTCGACGGCAGCATGACGCCCGGCAAGCTGACCGAGTTCCTCACCTACATGACGTTGCTGCAGACGCCGATCCGGCAGATCGCGATGATCTTCAACTCGGCGGCGCGGGCGACCTCATCGGGCGCGCGCCTGTTCGAGGTGCTCGACATGAAGCCGGAGATCGCCGACGTGCCGGGGGCCGCGCCGCTGTCGCCGACCCAAGGCACCCTGCGCTTCGAGCATGTGGACTTCGCCTACGACCCCGCCGGCAAGCAGATCCTGCACGACGTCAGCTTCGAGGTGCGGGCCGGCGAGACCCTGGGGATCGTCGGGCCTCCCGGCAGCGGCAAGTCGACCATCGCCAACCTGATCCCGCGCTTCTACGACGTGACCGGCGGCGCCATCACCATCGACGGCCAGGACATCCGCGAGGTCAGCCTGGCCTCCCTGCGGGAATATGTCGGGCTGGTGCAGCAGGAGTCGTTCCTGTTCGACGCCTCCATCGGCCACAACGTCGCCTATGCCGATCCCTGGGCTGAGGACGAGCGAATCGTCCGGGCCACCCGGACCGCGCAGATCCACGACCACATCGCGGGTCTGCCCGAGGAATACGACACCCGGGTCGGCGAGCGTGGCGTCGCCCTTTCCGGCGGCCAGCGGCAGCGGCTTTCCATCGCCCGCGGAGTGGTGCCCGGTCCCGGCGTGATGATCTTCGACGACTCCACCGCCGCGATCGACGCGGTGACCGAGCGGCGCGTTCGCGACGCCCTGGCCGAGGCGACGGCGACCAAGGCGACCATCATCATCGCGCACCGTCTCTCCTCGCTGATGCACGCCGACCAGATCATCGTGCTGGACGAGGGCCGGGTCACCGAGCGCGGAACCCACGAAGAGCTGGTCAAGGCCGGCGGCGTCTATGCCGACCTCTACGAGCTCCAGACCCGGTCCGACGCCGAAGCGGTGATGGACGAAGATGCGGCCTTGGCGGAGGTGCGGGCATGA